TTCATGCCGTTGTTAGGCGCCTTCATGTCGTTTTCCCCGTGATAATAAGGGTTGGCTGGATATCCTTCCTGGGCAACTCCGCCTTCATTAGGTCATAAATGTGGAGCTGGCTTCCGATCAAGTAAGACTTGAGTTCATCAATATCGGGCTTCAAATGTCCATCCACGGGGTGTTTTGCGCCCAGATTCAAGGGCGATTTAAAGAGGATAGGGACTGTATCTGGACTCTCACTGTAGGTGTAACTCATGAGGATGTGCGTTAACTCGAACAAGTACCGATACATCTTGTTATAGCTATTGACAATATATGGGAAGGCGTCAATGCGCGGGTCGACATAGGAAAGCTTGGTCGGGTTCTTTTCTTCCGGGTTATTGGGAAGAACTAGGTAGTAGACTGCTTTTCCATCGGGAAAGATTGTTACGCGAGCGTCAGAAGAAATGACCGCGAAATGCTGAGACAAGTCTCTATAGGCTTTGATTTTGTTCCCGTGCGCTTCCCAGTAGGCCATAGTCAAAGACTGAATTCGTTCGGGTAGTTGGATGCCGCCTTTCCGAATCTGTTTAACGAGATCAGCGAAGCTAGCGGGAACGGAGGTCCGAAGGGTCTTGCTTATGTAGACATTTGCGGCATTAAGCGCGCGTCGCGCGGCATCGAAGTAATGATCTACGGCAAAACCGAGGGTGTTCCTAGTCGGCTCAGGCACCAGTATGATGCCGTGGCCCGGGCTGGCACCGTCCGTTGAGTGCACCAGCCTGTCCGCAAGACCAAGGACGGCATCAACCGCAGCGTAAACACAGTACTGTAGTTGCTCCAAGTAGAACTCTTGAAGCCGCTGTGCTTCAGGATTGTCACCCGATGCCTCTCTGACACGGGAACTCAAAGTTATCAGGTGAGGAATCTGGCCTACCGGTATCATAGAATAATCGTACACATCACTCCTTCAAGCCTAACAAAAAGCTGAGCCAGAGCGCGTCTTTTGCGCGATTGGCTCCAGCGACGGGTTAGGGCTATTTCCATATTGAGCCCTTGAGAACGTAAATACCACGCTTACCGCCTGACGGCAACATCGCTACTTCGTGTTGGTCGCATTCGGCGAAAGCTGGTATCTTCTCGGCAATACGACTGTCGACGTACCAATCCATCTCTAGATCTTTCAATGTTTTCTCAATTTCAAAGCAGTTTGCAAATGCATAGCTCGATGCTTTTAGATAAACGAATCTCGGCTGTCCCACTAAATTGATGTCATATTGGCACGGCGACTCAGGGATAACCTGGCCTTTTACGCAAATAGCATAGCTCGGGGAAATGTCATCGATTTTTGGCTTAACGTCATTTAATTCTCGCATTATCTTTTCATAGTCAGCATCTTCTTTCGGAAAGGCAAGAAAAAGAGCAGAATCGTTCCATACATAGGCATTATCGTGGGTTGGCATCCCCTTGAACATGCTCGTGCGAACAAGGAGGTGCAGCTTCTGCATAAGGATTGATGCCTCACTATTTCCTAATTCTATTTTCTCTCGGATACCGATCAGATCAAAATACGACACTACACAGTCTGGCCAGTTGCTCATCAGTATTCTCCTGCCCTAACGAAAAGATAACCGGGAGTGGCCCGACAGGGCCGCGATCCGGTTCATCGACTGGTTCGACGGCCTTATTCTTCAACCGGTTCCACCACCCTTGCCACATCGCTTCCACAAATCTTACACGCGCCTCGCAGTACCAGAGACCGTCCCGACATCTGCCCCTCTCGCAGTTGTAGAGCTACCATGGCCCCGCATTTCGAACACCAGACGTTTTCAAGAATCCTCTTTCTCGTGTGCTCAGGTGTCTGCTCCCACCGTTTTTTTGCCGGAGGTGTCATTTTCGGAAAGGGGATTGTCTTTGCTTCTCCGGTAAAATGACGCTCAAACAGCTCTTCCGCCTTCAGAAAACCTTCCTCTGTCATGACGACTGATTTTGCTTTACCCACCGGGTTCGATATATAGCCTTTCTCATGAAGTCTGTTCAGTGTATCCCAATCGAATCCCTTCCATGCTCGTGCTCCCAGTCCTTCATGTCTTTCATGAGTAACCAAGTAAAGAAGTGCCAGGGTATATTCATCTATTTTGTCATCATCGTAGTTCATCTGTTCTCCTTGCGT
The sequence above is a segment of the Syntrophorhabdaceae bacterium genome. Coding sequences within it:
- a CDS encoding DUF6429 family protein, giving the protein MNYDDDKIDEYTLALLYLVTHERHEGLGARAWKGFDWDTLNRLHEKGYISNPVGKAKSVVMTEEGFLKAEELFERHFTGEAKTIPFPKMTPPAKKRWEQTPEHTRKRILENVWCSKCGAMVALQLREGQMSGRSLVLRGACKICGSDVARVVEPVEE